Proteins encoded within one genomic window of Candidatus Rokuibacteriota bacterium:
- a CDS encoding ABC transporter ATP-binding protein, whose product MRQSFRSYLATLVGVMRWKVALALGLMLGLGLTEGIGVLMLVPLLQLVGLDVQQGGVSAIARFVSSIFAAAGVGPTLVAVLGAYALIVNLYGLLARWQTTVSLGVEHGFVASLRTRLYRAIANTSWPFFSRSRSADFTHVLTAEVERVGGATHCLLHSVASAVVVLVYVGFAMRLSLMMTAVICASGVALMVGLRGRTRVAHVAGEGLSEATNHLYAAVTEHLGGMKIAKSYGAEERHAELFARLSARVRDMYLRAVRNQADVRYWFEVGSVGLLSAILYVALELLALSAAELLLFLFLFGRLMPKFASVQQSYQSFVNLLPAFASIVEMQRRCEAAVEPRSRRAESVELNSAIRLDRVSFAYDGLPVIRELELSIPAGRTTAIVGPSGSGKSTIADLIIGLVTPDDGRVLVDGVPLTPERVGAWRDRIGYVTQETFLFHDTVRANLLWAAPGATDDEVREALSLAAAEEFVARLPKGLDTMVGDRGVLLSGGERQRLALARALLRKPCLLILDEAVSALDSENERRIRQAMGNLRGRLTLVVISHRLSAVREADIIYVIEDGRLAESGTWGILIARERGRFRALWQAQGAEREHGEDCGPQRSRVPGAGQVRR is encoded by the coding sequence ATGCGCCAGTCTTTCCGCTCCTACCTGGCAACCCTGGTCGGCGTGATGCGATGGAAGGTCGCGCTGGCCCTCGGGTTGATGCTCGGCCTGGGGCTGACCGAAGGGATCGGGGTCCTCATGCTCGTGCCGCTGCTCCAGCTCGTCGGCCTGGATGTTCAGCAGGGCGGCGTGAGCGCGATCGCCCGCTTCGTCTCCTCGATCTTTGCGGCGGCCGGCGTGGGCCCGACCCTGGTGGCCGTGCTCGGCGCCTATGCGCTGATCGTCAACCTGTACGGGCTCCTGGCCCGCTGGCAGACGACCGTCAGCCTCGGCGTGGAGCACGGGTTTGTGGCGTCGTTGCGGACACGGCTCTATCGGGCGATCGCTAATACGAGCTGGCCCTTCTTTTCGCGGAGCCGCTCGGCGGACTTCACCCATGTCCTGACCGCCGAGGTGGAACGGGTCGGCGGGGCGACGCACTGCCTGCTGCATTCGGTGGCGAGCGCCGTGGTCGTCCTTGTCTATGTCGGGTTCGCGATGAGGCTCTCGCTTATGATGACAGCGGTCATCTGTGCCAGCGGTGTCGCGCTGATGGTCGGGCTCAGGGGCCGGACTCGGGTGGCCCACGTGGCGGGCGAGGGGCTCTCCGAGGCGACGAACCACTTGTACGCGGCCGTGACGGAGCATCTCGGCGGCATGAAGATCGCGAAGAGCTATGGGGCCGAGGAGCGTCACGCCGAGCTGTTTGCGCGGCTCAGCGCGCGGGTGCGGGACATGTACCTGCGGGCCGTCCGCAACCAGGCTGACGTCAGGTACTGGTTCGAGGTCGGCTCGGTGGGCCTCCTGAGCGCGATCCTGTACGTGGCCCTCGAGCTGCTCGCCCTGTCGGCCGCCGAGCTGCTCCTGTTCCTCTTCCTCTTCGGACGGCTGATGCCCAAGTTCGCCAGCGTGCAGCAGAGCTATCAGAGCTTCGTGAATCTGCTGCCGGCGTTCGCGTCGATCGTGGAGATGCAGCGGCGCTGCGAGGCTGCGGTGGAACCCCGGTCCCGCAGAGCCGAGTCGGTCGAGCTGAACTCAGCCATCAGGCTGGATCGGGTCTCCTTCGCCTACGACGGCCTCCCGGTCATTCGCGAGCTCGAGCTGAGTATTCCTGCCGGCCGGACGACCGCGATCGTGGGCCCGTCCGGGAGCGGCAAGAGCACGATCGCCGACCTGATCATCGGGCTGGTCACGCCCGATGACGGGCGCGTGCTGGTTGACGGCGTGCCGCTGACTCCCGAGCGGGTGGGAGCCTGGCGGGACCGCATCGGTTATGTCACCCAGGAGACCTTTCTCTTCCACGACACGGTCCGCGCTAACCTGCTCTGGGCGGCGCCAGGCGCGACGGATGATGAGGTCCGGGAGGCGTTGAGCCTGGCAGCGGCCGAGGAGTTCGTGGCGAGACTGCCGAAGGGACTGGACACGATGGTCGGCGATCGGGGCGTGCTCCTCTCGGGGGGCGAACGGCAGCGTCTGGCCCTGGCCCGGGCGCTGCTCCGGAAGCCGTGCCTCCTGATCCTGGACGAAGCGGTCAGCGCGCTGGACTCTGAGAACGAGCGACGCATCCGACAGGCGATGGGGAACCTTCGCGGCAGGCTGACACTGGTGGTCATCAGCCACCGGCTCTCCGCGGTACGGGAGGCCGACATCATCTACGTGATCGAGGACGGGCGCCTCGCGGAGTCAGGAACCTGGGGGATTCTGATCGCGCGGGAGCGCGGGCGGTTTCGCGCCCTGTGGCAGGCGCAAGGCGCCGAGCGTGAACACGGGGAAGACTGCGGGCCCCAGCGGTCGCGCGTCCCTGGCGCCGGGCAGGTTCGGCGATGA